One Brassica napus cultivar Da-Ae chromosome A1, Da-Ae, whole genome shotgun sequence genomic region harbors:
- the LOC106414113 gene encoding dof zinc finger protein DOF4.6-like gives MDTAQWPQEMVVKPLEEIVTNTCPKPQSAQTQQPSSVGAGGGAERKARPEKDQAVNCPRCNSINTKFCYYNNYSLTQPRFFCKGCRRYWTEGGSLRNIPVGGGSRKNKRSHSSSVSSSSDINKNHSDSTQPATKKHHSDHHHLMSMSQQGLTGQNPKFFETTQQDLNLGFPPHGLIRTNFTDLIHNIGNNNKSTNNPLLSSSSSTTSAMAVSSLDLIRNNTSNNGSSSFMGFPFHNQDPTSGGFSMQDHYKPCNSNTTLLGFSLDHHHNNGFHGGFQEGEGGGEAGDDVNGRHLFPFEDLKLPVSSSSATINVDINDNQKRASGGDASANSGGYWTGMLSGGSWC, from the exons ATGGATACGGCTCAATGGCCACAg GAGATGGTAGTGAAGCCCTTGGAAGAAATAGTAACAAACACATGCCCAAAGCCGCAATCGGCCCAGACGCAGCAGCCATCATCGGTTGGGGCGGGGGGAGGAGCTGAGAGGAAGGCAAGGCCAGAAAAGGACCAAGCTGTAAACTGCCCAAGATGTAACTCAATCAACACAAAGTTTTGTTACTACAACAATTATAGCTTGACGCAGCCAAGATTCTTCTGCAAAGGTTGTAGAAGGTATTGGACGGAAGGCGGTTCGCTTAGGAACATCCCTGTTGGTGGTGGCTCAAGAAAGAACAAGAGATCTCACTCTTCTTCAGTTTCTTCGTCTtctgatattaataaaaatcaCTCGGATTCTACACAACCAGCTACGAAAAAGCATCACTCTGATCACCACCACCTCATGAGCATGTCTCAACAAGGGCTGACTGGtcaaaaccctaaattcttTGAGACGACTCAACAAGATCTCAATTTAGGTTTTCCACCACATGGGTTGATCAGGACCAATTTCACCGACCTCATTCACAATATTGGGAACAACAACAAGAGCACTAACAATCCATTGCTCAGTTCTTCATCTTCTACCACGTCAGCTATGGCAGTTTCTTCTTTGGATCTCATAAGAAACAATACTAGTAATAATGGGAGTTCTTCATTCATGGGTTTTCCATTTCATAACCAAGATCCAACATCTGGAGGGTTTTCAATGCAAGATCATTACAAGCCTTGTAACTCAAACACCACACTGCTAGGGTTTTCATTGGATCATCATCATAATAATGGATTCCACGGAGGATTTcaagaaggagaaggaggaggagaagctGGTGATGATGTGAATGGAAGGCATTTGTTTCCTTTTGAGGATTTGAAACTGCcagtttcttcttcatcagcAACAATTAATGTCGACATTAATGATAATCAGAAGCGAGCAAGTGGTGGTGATGCATCTGCTAATTCTGGTGGGTATTGGACTGGGATGTTGAGTGGAGGATCATGGTGCTAG